The Dokdonia donghaensis DSW-1 DNA window AAAATGGTGGAGGAGTTGGAGCTGTATCGCAGCCAGGTTCTTTTGTGGGATCATATATGAAAAGTGAGCCTTTTGATGGAGGTTTTAAAATAGAAGAGGTAAAGTCTAATGGTCGTAATCTTAATCACACGATTAACTGGACGATGATGCGCATAGATATGCCACAGCCTCTCAAAGCTGGCGAGTCTTACACATTTTCTATAAAGTGGAACTATCTTATACCAGAACACACGGTAGATCGTGCTAGATCTGGTTATGAAACTTATAAAGACGGTAATAAAGGATATATCATCGCACAGTTCTTCCCAAGAATGGCAGTTTATAATGATGTAGAAGGATGGCAGAACTACCAGTTCTGGGGTAACGGGGAGTTTGCATTACCTTTTGGAGATTATGAAGTAGATATTACAGTACCAAAAGATCACTTACTTGATGGTACAGGTGAGATTGTAAACCTAAAAGATGTTTACAGTAAAGAAGAAATGAAGAGATGGGAGCAGGCAAAAAAATCTTATGATAAGCCTGTTATCATCCGTACTCAAGCAGAGGCAGAAAAAATGGCCGCAGGAAAAATGAAAGCAACACAAACGTGGAAGCTTAGAGCAAAAAACGTGCGTGACTTTGCATTTACATCATCACGTCGTTATATAATGGATGCACAGGCAGTAAAGTTTCCAGAGCGTGATGTAATGGCTATTTCTATCTACCCACCAGAAGGTAACCCATTATGGGAGGAGTACTCTACAAAAGCAATTGTACAAACACTAGATACCTACTCAAAGTATACTTTTAACTACCCTTACCCAAAGGCTATTTCTGTACACGCAAAAGGTCAAGGTATGGAGTACCCTATGATCTGTTGGAACTATGGTCGTCCTAACGAAGATGGAACGTACAGTGACAGAACAAAATTTGGTATGATCTCAGTAATTATACACGAGGTAGGTCATAACTACTTCCCTATGATTGTAAACAGTGACGAGCGCCAGTGGGGATGGATGGATGAAGGTCTAGATACTTTTATGCAATACCTTACAGAGCAAGAGTTTGGTCAAAACTATCCAGAAGCTATAAAAGGAAATGACGCATACCCATCAAGACGCGGAGCACCTTCTAAAATAGTAGGGTATATGAAAGGAAATCAAGAATATATAGCGCCTATTATGTCTAACCCAGAGAACGCTTTTAACCTAGGTGCAAATGCCTATGGTAAGCCAGCAACTGCTCTTAATATCTTAAGAGAGACTGTAATGGGGCACGATCTTTTTGATCACGCGTTTAAAACATATGCACAACGCTGGATGTTTAAACACCCTACACCAGAAGATTTTTTCCGTACGATGGAAGATGCATCTGCAGTAGATCTTGACTGGTTCTGGAGAGGATGGTTTTATAGTACAGAGGCTGTAGATATAGGTCTTAAAGATGTAAAGCAGTACTATGTTACAGATAAAGTAACAGAGGCTGGAAAGGCATTACTAGCTCGTTATGGTATTACAGATCCTAGTCAAATTCAAGCTATTTATGTAGTAGATGAAGATAGCCCAGAATTTACAGAAGATATGAGAGGTAAAGATATGCTAGAAGCATCACCTACCCTTAAAGAATATCTTATGGATAACTTTACTCCAGAAGAGCGCGCAAAGATCAGAACCCCTAAGTTTTTATACAAAGTAGTTTTTGAGAAGCCAGGAGGAATCCCAATGCCTATTATTGTTGAGTATGAATATGCAGATGGATCAAAAAAGAAAGTTACATACCCGGCACAAGTGTGGAGAAAGAATGATGCAGAGGTAAGTAAAGCAATAGCTTCAGATAAGGAAATTGTAAAAATTACAGTAGATCCAGATCTTGAAACAGCAGATATTGATACAGATAACAACAGCTGGCCTAAAGCAAAAAAGCTAGGTAAGTTTGATAAGTTTAAAAACAACGCAAAGGGTAACTAGTAACTAATACCTTTGTCACTATTTATAAAGCCGTTTCTCAATATTGAGAAACGGCTTTTTTATTACATAGACTACTTAAAGTATTAATAGTACAAGTGGCTGTAAACCATCTTAGCTCGTTTTAACAGAGCCTTTATATAGCTCTTTTTAATTGGGCTGTGGTTGCTAAGTCTATTGTGCTACTGTATTTGTGGAGCTTTTTAAGCTTTCGCGAAAGCGTAATTATAACCATCTAGTAAATAGTTCTTTTTACAGGAGACTAGTCTTTTAAAACTTGTAAGACATTCCAAATTGTGCACCTATATAATATGGTCTAAAGTTACTTAGGTTATTTGCATAAGGATTGAGTTGATATCTAAAAACAGGCTCAACATTAAGACGCCATTTTTCGTTTATATTATAATGGCCACCTAAACCAAAGTTAAATGCTAGACTCAGCCCGTTGAGATTAGTTTCACGACCTACAAATATGGATTGCCCAGAGGCTGCGGTTGCATATATTTCATTATTACTCAGGATTAATAAGCTCAAACCAGGGTTTACACTAAATGAAACACGTTTATTTATAAATCTATATTGGAAACCTACTGGAACCTCTATGTAAGAAATATTTTGCTCTATAGAGACGATGTCATTTGTATTAAAAAAGCTTTGCGCTTCTGGAGAGCTTTCTGTACTACTACCACTATTTAAGTTTGCTAAGTTTATAGCAGAAAGTTCATAGATATTAATATTTCCATCTGTTACAGATACTTGAAAGTTATCTGTTTGATATTTTAATGGAGCATAGCCTATACCCAGTCTAAGGCTACTTTTTTCACCTAGTGTGTAGTCTACGCGCATACCATATCCTACTGTAGATATAGCATCACGGGGATTGTTTACTAGTCTATCATCTATAGAAGACCCTTTACTTACAGAACCATAACTTAAAACACTGGTGTATGGAGAGATGGCAATCTCATATTCTGTAGCGTTTCTACGATCTTCGGCACGTTCTTCTTCTGTTTTAGGTAGTTTTATTTTTTTCTTTGCTCTTGTGTTTGAAGTGAGCGCTTTTTGTACAGCCTTGTTAATACTATCTGTCTTTTTCTTTATGACAGCCGCCACTTCTATAGCTGCTTGCTCTTTTTGCTGAGCAATCTCGAGTTCTAATGCCTTCTTGACCTCGGCTTTATACTTTGCAAGAGCCTCTTCATTACCTTTGCTAGTGTAAAGAAGTTGATGGGTGTGACTTTCGTTACTGCGATTACTGTTTGAAGCCACAGTAGCACTATTGTTTTTAAGCGCTTCAATTTCTATTAATGAGTAATTGGTTTTGTTACTAGAACTAATAGTATCAATAGTTGGCCTATTTGTAGCTAACCCTGATTGAATTATTGCTGTCTGTGAGTTGTAAGTGGTGTCTTGTTGTATCGTTTGTACTTTATCTTGCTCACCAGTAGTCGCTGTAGTGTTTTTATCTTCTGTAGATTTTGAAGTTGTGGTTAACGCATATTCTATATTAACGTTATCAGAGCCTTTAATAGTCTCGCTATTTACTAAGCTTTGTTTCTCTTTTTTTACGACTTCCTTTGGTTGAGCAAACCAAAGCAAGCTTAGTGCTCCTATAATAATAATAGCACTTCCAAAATAATACCAAAATGGTGCTATACGACGGCCTTTAGTCTGGTCAAGTTCTGCGGCAATATTATCCCATAGTCTAGCATCTGGTGATTGCTCTATACCACCTAGACGCTCTTTAAAGAGTTTGCCTATGTCTTTTCTAGTTCCCATTTACTATGGAATTTTTTTGAGCAGCCGTTAAGGCTATTATTCTTTCTTTTAATATTAGTTTGGCTCTGTGCAAGTTAGATTTAGATGTACCTTGGCTTATATTTAAGGCTATTGCAATCTCTTTATGAGTGTAGTTATCCAGTTGGTACAGGTTAAACACTAGTCTATATCTATCTGGTAATTCTTGCACTAGCGTGAGTAATGTTTGCAATGGTATAGCCGTATCATCTTGGTCTATAGTAGTGTCCTCCTCTTTAACCTGATGATCATCTATAGATTCTAAATATGGTTTTCTCTTATATCTATCTATTGCTTTATTTATAACAATGCGCTTCATCCATCCTTCAAAAGAGCCTGCATTTTTATAGGTATTAATTTTTGTAAATATGGTTACAAATGAGTCTTGAAGATTATCTTGTGCTTCATCTCTGTTTTTGCAATACTTCATACTAAGCGCAAAAAGTCTATCCTTGTATATATTATACAAAGACTGCTGTGCCTTACGGTCACCCTTTTTACATTTTTTTAAAAGCTTCTCTAGTTCCAAGAGATTTGATGTTAAACAGTGAGTATATAAAAAGCTTAAGATCTTTTGGGGTGTAAAAAGAGACCTTAAGCTTCAAATATATTAATGAGATATTTTCAATTTCATAGCAACTTTTTTCTGTTCTTCATAATAAAGACTAGAAGTTATAAAAAGGTTGCGTGAAAACGTAGTTTTTTATCAGTAAGGGTATTTATAAATGTAACAATGTGATTTATCTAAAATAAGAAACGCCCTTGGGTAGTGGTATGGCAAATAATCTTAATTTACCTCTGTGTTAATAGTAAAATCTATGTTGAGACCACCATTAACAGCTGTATTTGTTGAAGTAAAAACACGACCATCTGTAAGTAATAATTCAAATCTTGTTGTAAAAATATCACCAGCTGCAATGCTGGTAGATGTATTGTTTGTGTTATTTAAAAACTGATCTGCTGTAATTGTTAGGTCATAGACTGGAAAGCTGTTTTCGCCGTTAGTAAAGTTACTAGCCGCAATAGTCTCAAAAAGAATTTCTTGTTCTACAAGTGCCTCTGTGCTGTCACCACTCATCTCAGATAGGTCGTAGTAAGTTACATACACTCTCATTTCTTCTAGAAGGGTCCCATTTTCATCATCCCTATATTCAAGTCTAGCTTCTAGTGAGCCCTGAGCATCCTCTTGAGAAATGGTGTTATTTGTGGTGCTTACTAGTTCTATTACAGCTCCATTTGAAGCCGAATCTGTAATACTGCTTAAGTTAACATTGTCATCATCACAGCTTGCAAGTGCCATAATCAACGCGAGAAAGTAAATAGCTTTAAATTTCATAGTTATCCGATTTTTTGATTAACCATAGCAATGTACAAATCTGTTTCAAATGAGGCTAGACAAGTAAAGTTAACTATTATCGGGAGTTACTTAGTGATGGGTATGCGGTGATTACGCTTTCGCGAAAGCGTAATAATACACTGTTGAGACATTATTTTTTTTGGTCTTCTTTTTTGAAAATTTTTTCAAATGCATCGTAAACGGCTAGATGTAACACATCGCCGTGGTCTTGTTTTTCAAAGAACTTAAAATATAGTTTAGTGTTTCCAGTATTAAGGGCTACTAGTTTATCATAAAACCTCTGCATAGCTTCTTTGGCTCGTGCACCCTCATTACCTACTGCTATATAAATAGACTTTTGGCCAGTGTATGATTTTGGTGTGTCGTTATATAGCGATTGATCATCCCACCATAAACTAGGGCTTATAATCACGTAGTTGTCAAACATATCTGGGTTTTTAAATAAAATCTCAGAAGCTAGAAGTCCTCCCAGAGATTGACCTATTAATGTCTTTGTTTTACTTGTATTGTAGTTATTATCTATATAAGGTTGCACTTCCTTATCAATAAAGTTTATAAATGGAGTAGAGTGTCCAGATGTAGGAAACTCATCTTGATCTAATTTGCTTTTTGAAGGCCAAGTAAAATCTTTTTTTCGATCTATATTAGAGATTCCTACAACTATAGATTGGGGAAGTATGTTAATCCAAGAAAAGGATCCAAATTGAACAAGACCAGAGATGTGTATAAAATCTTCATCTATAGACCCGTCTAGAAGGTAAATGACTGGATAAGATGTATTACCAGTAGCATCATAACCGTGAGGAAGGTAGATGTTGAGGACTCTATTCTCTTTGAGAATATTTGAACGCAAAGTAACTTTTTCTCCTATGGATAGTGGTTCTGTTTGATGAGTGAGCTTACTGTCTTGCGCAGCTAGAGTGATTGCATTTATAATAAGAAGAAAGTATAGAAAATGCGCTTTCATATAGGGGTGATGTTTATTTGATACGTATTGCAACTAGTTTAAATCTTACTAAAATAGTGGCTTATCCCAGATAGAATGCTCTGTACTGCATAAGCTGCGAGTATAAGTCCCATAATCTTACTTATGACGGTAATTCCATAATTGCCTATACGTTTTTGTAAATTATTTGCACCTAATAAAATCAAACAAGTGAGACCTATAACTACGAGTACGAGCACAGTGGTTATAAGTTGCTCTTGTATGGAATATAAATGATTATCTGTGAGTAAAACAACTGCCATTATAGCTCCAGGAGACGCTATAGAAGGTATCGCAATAGGAAATATAGTAACGTGTTTATAATCTGTGATGCCATTTTTTTCTTGATCTGGCTTGCCATCACCAAAAATCATAGTAAGGGCAAAGAGAAATAAAATCACACCTCCCGAAATCTGAAATGCGTCTAGCGAGACAGACATTCCCTCTAGTATAAGCTGGCCTATAACAATAAAAAAGAGTAATATCATAAAAGCCATAACAGAGGCTCTTATGGCGATTTTCTTTTTATATCTTAAGTCAAACTCCTTAGTCGCCTCAAGGTAAACAGGTATGGTCCCTATGGGATCAATAACGGCAAATATGAAAAATATAGATGTTAATATTTCTGTCATAGCGTCTAATTTTATACGCCAAACTGGCTTAAGTGATGATCAAGGTGCTTATACTCAAGTTGCCCCCATTGCTCGTGTGTAAAATGCCCAAACATAGGGTGCGGTTGCCACTCTTGTTGCTCACGTTTGTTATAAAAAGCATCTACCATAGATAGAAGTTTCTCACGTTCAAGATCTAGATCACGGGTATCTGTGATTTTTGCTTCTGGTGCCGTAGGCAGGTTTTTACGCCAGGGCTTATCATTATATAGGGATTTTTTAAATAAACGCATAATAGGGTTCCACTTTGCTTTTCTTGGTTTGTCACTTAGTGCTACCTTAAAAGGAAATTGACAGTGCGTTACCATTTGCCCTACATTCATCTTACCCCAGCGAGCTGCGCTATCTGGTTGTAAGGCTTGTATTCTGTTTTTTGTCTCTTGATATGTGGTTGGGTCAAAAAGTGATTTCATAGCCGTTTCTTTGCGATTAGTTTTCTTATATCAATATTAGACTATTAATGTACAATAATTACGGCTTCCTTTAAAAATGTGAGCAATCTTGATGTTTATGTTTTCTTTAAAATGCAATAAGATATAATATTGTAAAACCCTATATTTAAGGCTTATGCAAGAAAAGAGTACCACAGATGTATCTTCATATATATCAATAAAAAATTGGTCTGAAGATGACCGACCTCGGGAGAAATTAATGATTAAGGGTCGTTCTGTCCTTTCTGATGCAGAGCTTATAGCGATACTTATAGGCTCTGGCTCCCGAGACGAGAGTGCCGTATCCCTTAGTAAACGCATACTCTCCCAAGCCGAAAATAACTTGTCTGAGTTGGGTAAACTTTCGGTAAAGGACTTAATGAAGTTTAAAGGAATAGGCGAGGCAAAGGCAGTCACTATCGCTGCGGCACTAGAGCTGGGAAGAAGACGTAGTAGTGGAGAGACGCTTTCGCGAAAGCGTATTACTTCTTCAAAAGATGCATATACCATCTTACAACCCATTATAGGAGAATTACCGCACGAAGAGTTCTGGGTGTTGTTTCTTAATAATTCTAATAAAGTCTTACGCAAGGAGCAAGTAAGTAAAGGAGGTCTTACAGGCACGCTGGTAGATGTGCGTATGGTTATGAAAATGGCCATAGAGCTCAGTGCTGTGGGGATGATACTAGGGCACAATCACCCATCTGGAACGCTCAAACCCTCTCAGGCAGATAAGATGCTTACTACAAAGTTAAAAACCGCTGCTCAAAGCCTAGATATACAAGTATTAGACCATATTATTGTGACCGAAAAGCAGTATTTTAGCTTTGCCGATGATGGTATTCTATAACAGCAGCGCCCCATATGTTACTTGTTTACACGCACAAAATTACGCCTCGTGTCTCTTATGTTTTTAAACATATTTGCACTAGAGTACTGGGGGTGTCTGTAAAATTTACCACAAAGTTAGAAGAGTTTATTGCATACGAAGGAGCAAAACTCTCGTACACGTCAAAAAAGCTAGGTAATGAGTTGCACATACGTAGTGTAGATTTACTTTTTGAGCAAGGGATACTAGCCATAGATATTGCTGTGCAAGACTGGGAAGGTGTGCCGTGTTTTTTTCAAATAAAAGACGCTAGTGCGCAAATTCCTTATGATATTTTTGCTGCTTCATTTTACCTTTTAAGTAGGTACGAGGAGTACTTACCACACGTAAAAGATAGTTTAGGTCGCTTTCCTGCAAGTGAGAGTCTGGCGGGTATGCACAATTTTTTAGAGCAGCCTGTGATAGATATATGGATACAGCGATTTGCTCGTGTACTTACGACTCAATTTCCAGATTTAATTACAAAAAAAACAGACTATAAGGTTCATATGCTCGTTACCGTTCCTCAGTCATTTAAGTATAAAAAACTTGGTGTACTGCGTGCTGTAGGGGGTTATTTTAGAGATTTTGGAAAATTACGCTTTCGCGAAATTTTAAAACGTTCACAAGTACTTCTCGGAACGAGAAAAGATCCTTATGACAGCTTTGGTTGGCTTGCAAACGTGCAAAAACAAAGTGCTATTCCGTTTCAAATTTTTTTTCAAATAGGTGATTACGGTCAGACAGCAAAAAATATAAAGCACTCAAAACGCAGCTTTCAAAGCACCATAAAGATGATAGGTGACTATTGCAGTGTGGGGCTCTTATTATCTCCACAAGCTGCAACAGATAGGCAAGTACTTGCAGTAGAGCGCAAACGTCTTCAAGAAATCATACATAGACCTATGAGAAGTATGCACGTCTCAGATTTTAAACTCAATTTACCGTATGTGTATAGAGATGCACTAGACCAAGAGATACAAAGTGACTATACAATGGGCTATGCAAATACCACTGGTTTTAGAGCGGGAACCTCTCTATCATTCTTGTTTTATGATCTAGACTACGAGATACAAACGCCGTTACTTATACATCCCGTATGTATGCAATCTGATAATGTGATTAATTATAAAAATCACACTATAGATTTTGTAAACCTCAAAGCGTTGAGTGATCGTATAAAGAAAGTAAATGGGGTCTTTAGAATTTCGTTTTCAAATCACTCTTTTGATGATATATACAGTAAAAAACTTTTTAGACACCTACTAGCAGATGAGTAAAATTACAGACATATTTTTTGATCTAGACCACACCCTTTGGGATTTTGATCGCAATAGTGGTCTTGCGTTTATAAAGATTTTTGAAAGAAATAATCTCAGTATTAACTACAACGAGTTTCTTGAGGTGTATAGCCCTATTAATTTCCAGCAATGGAAATGGTACAGAGAAGAGCGCATCACAAAAGCCCAGCTACGTTACGGGAGGTTTAAAAAAACATTTGACAAGATGGGAATCTCCGTCACAGATGATATTATAGATAAATTATCTGATGATTATATAGAATGCCTTCCAGAAAACAATCATCTTTTTGAAGGCACTATAGAACTGCTAGATTACTTATCGCCTAGATACAAGATGCATATCATTACAAACGGTTTTCACGAAGTGCAAACTACAAAAATGCATAAATCTGGACTTACACCATATTTTAAAACTATGACTTCTAGTGAGTCTGTGGGAGTAAAAAAGCCCAATGAAAAGATATTTTATTTTGCTATGGATAAAGCGGGTGTAAACCCTGCTCAAAGTATAATGATAGGCGATACTTACGAGGCAGATATTGTAGGGGCTTTAAGGGTAGGGATGGATGCCATATGCTTTAATTATCATAAACTTGAGCTCCCAGAAGAAATTAAGGTTGTAGATGATATTACGCATATCAAAAGCTTTTTATAATAACACATAAAGTAAAAGCGTTTGTAAACCATAAAGAACCCCAATTATGAAGTCGCTACCCATAAAACGCTATCTAAGTTGTCTGTCACTAGCGGCGTTTCTTTTTCTTTCTTGTGTAGATGATGTAGATTTTGATCGCCTAGATGAAGTGGTTCTTACACCACGTTTTGACATAGACCTGCTATTTTTTTCTATTAATTATACAAGTCTTAGCAACGAGGAGATTGTAAATAGTCAGATAATTTTAAGAGATACCACAGAGCTCAATTTTTTAGATGATGAGGTTACACAAGAAAATCTTGTTGAGATTGCAATTAGTTATAAAGCTACAAATACATTTAACCATTCCATTACAAACAGAGCTGCATTTTTAAATCAAAATGGAGATGTAGAGTATGAGATTACCTTTCCAGTATCTGGTTCTAGTGATGGAACACCTGTTGTTACAGAGTTTACTGAAGTTATTGAAGCACAAAATTTAGAAAACATCCGTAATTCCATACAACTAGCAAATGAGGTTATTATTTCTGCCGGGACTTTACCGCAATCTGGTGAATTGAATTTACAAAGTAAAGCGATTTATTCTCTAGAATTTTCAGATCTGTAAGATGAAAAATAGATTAGTACTCTTCTTCCTATTTTGTATGTCTTATGTTTTTTCTCAGAACAGGCCTCAGCTCTATAATGTTTATGCATTACCGCAAAGCCTGTTAAGCAATCCAGGGACGGCAGTAAGTTTTGATAAACACATAGGGATTCCATTGCTCTCTGGTCTGTCTTTTGAGGCAGGTTCATCTGGAGTAAGTGCTTATGATATTTTTAGGGATGATATTTCTATTAATGAAGCGATTAGTAATGCTCTTTTTGATTTGAGTAGTACAGACTATTTTAATACAAATGTGCAATTAGAGCTCCTCGCATTTGGGTGGCGTTCTTCAAAATCAGACATATATTATTCTGGTGGAATATATCACGAGATAGATGTATTCTCGTATTTTCCTAAAGATCTAGCAACACTTGCATATAACGGTAATGCAGATTATATAGATGTGCCTTTTGAGTTTTCTGAGTTGGCTTTTACAGCAGAGGCGCTTTCGGTATACCATTTTGGAATAAATAAAAAAATAAACGATTCCTGGCAACTAGGCGTGAGAGCAAAAATGTATATGAGCGTCGCAAATGTAAGTAGTATAAATAATAGAGGAGATTTTACCACAAGAACAACACCTAATGGACCTAATTTTTATACTCACACACTGCGCAATGTTAGTCTCGTGGCAAATACCTCTGGTGTTGCGTCTTTTTATGATGACGAGATAGATACAGACGTTACAGAGCTTGTAAGCAATGCCTTTTTAAGTAAAAACTATGGATTTGGATTAGATATAGGTTTCACTCATTTTATTAATGAGCAATGGTCTATTACAGGAAGTGTCATAGATTTAGGTCTTATAAGTCATAAGGATGATGTGCGCAATTTTACAGCGAGTGGTAACTATGAGACCAGTGGTATAGAGCTTATATTTCCTGCGCTTATTGAGGGTGATGAGTTTACAGACTATTGGCAAGATATAGAAGATGAGTTTAAAGACTCGATAAACTCAAATGATAGCTTGTCAAATAATTACACATCTTGGAGGCCAGTAAAGTTTAACACATCTGTACAATATGCTTTTGGTGAAGATCGCAGTGGTACTTGTAATTGCCGGACTTCTAGTTCAAGAAAATATGTAAATAAGCTAGGACTTCATTTAAATACTATTAGGAGACCTAGAGGATTACAAACAGCGATTACTGCTTATTATGATAAAGATTGGACTAGTGGCCTACTTACGAGACTTACCTATACGTACGATAAGCGTTCTGCCACTAATCTAGGGTTCTTAGTAAGTACTAAAATTAATAAATTTAATCTTTATCTTGCCACAGACAATTTAATGCAATATACAAATGTTGCAAAAGCCAGAGGAGCAAGTCTACAGCTGGGTATGCAGCTAGTTTTTGATAATAAATTATAATCTAATGAAATACTTTTTTACTTTACTTATTATAGCATTAATGAGTATTAACTTAAACGCACAATCTGTAAATGATTATAAGTATGTTATTGTACCAGAGGAGTTTGATTTTTTAAAGTCACCAGACCAATATCAGGTAAATAGTCTCACAAAATTCTTATTTAACAAGTATGGTTTTGAGGCATATCTTAAAAGAGATGAAAAGCCTTTTGATAATCTCACAGACCCTTGTAAAATATTATATGCAGATGTAAAAGGGCGTGCAACTTTTATTAAAACTACCCTCGAAGTAGTTTTAAAAGACTGCAATGATCAAGTGATTTTTAAAACATCAGAAGGGACAAGTAAGGATAAAGAATATAAGAGAGCATATCACAATGCATTAAGAGAAGCATTTTATGATATAGAAGCACTTCAGTATAGCTACAATCCAGCGGGAGAGGTTCAAGACTCTCAAAACCCCCAAAACTCGACCGCGGTAAGTCCAGATGCTATAGAGGTAAATAAAAAACCAACCCAGCAACCACCTGTGATTAAAGAAGAGGTAGTAGACACTGCAGATTCTCAAAATGAAACCTCTCAACCTAGTGCTACAACAATTACCTACACGAGCGAAGACGGCTTTTACAAAGTAATGCAATCTGGAACTACTATTACATTTTATGATGACACAAAAAAGATAGGTGTGGCAACGATAGGTAATCCAGAAACATTTGATATAACCACTACAGACTTTAGTGGCAAAGCATTCTTTTTAGAAGGTAGACTTGTAATACAACGCAAAATTAAAGGTATTGCAGGTGTAGTAGAAATGATTTTTACAAAACAATAATGAAACAATTTTACATACTACTCATAAGTATACTCCTATTGTCTTGTGGTGATAAGGCAGACCAACCTATAGTTTCAAAAACATTTGGTGCAAAAACGGTAAAAGCTAAGGATGTCAAGATTTTTGAGCAAATACCTAGCGATTCAAGCGGAATTACATTTTCAAATACACTTAAAGAAGATGTAGGCTCACTAGCAAATCTATTTGATTTTGATTATTTCTATAATGGCGCTGGCGTGGGTGTGGCAGATATCAATAATGACGGCCTTCAAGATCTCTTTTTTACAGGTAACCAGGTGGCTAATAAATTGTATCTCAACAAGGGTGATTTACAGTTTGAAGATATTTCAGATACTGCAGGTATTAATGCAGGTAAACAATGGGCAAACGGTGTCACATTTGCAGATGTAAATAATGACGGCCTCATAGATATTTATGTGTCACAAGGAG harbors:
- a CDS encoding DUF5723 family protein translates to MKNRLVLFFLFCMSYVFSQNRPQLYNVYALPQSLLSNPGTAVSFDKHIGIPLLSGLSFEAGSSGVSAYDIFRDDISINEAISNALFDLSSTDYFNTNVQLELLAFGWRSSKSDIYYSGGIYHEIDVFSYFPKDLATLAYNGNADYIDVPFEFSELAFTAEALSVYHFGINKKINDSWQLGVRAKMYMSVANVSSINNRGDFTTRTTPNGPNFYTHTLRNVSLVANTSGVASFYDDEIDTDVTELVSNAFLSKNYGFGLDIGFTHFINEQWSITGSVIDLGLISHKDDVRNFTASGNYETSGIELIFPALIEGDEFTDYWQDIEDEFKDSINSNDSLSNNYTSWRPVKFNTSVQYAFGEDRSGTCNCRTSSSRKYVNKLGLHLNTIRRPRGLQTAITAYYDKDWTSGLLTRLTYTYDKRSATNLGFLVSTKINKFNLYLATDNLMQYTNVAKARGASLQLGMQLVFDNKL
- a CDS encoding YjjG family noncanonical pyrimidine nucleotidase, with the protein product MSKITDIFFDLDHTLWDFDRNSGLAFIKIFERNNLSINYNEFLEVYSPINFQQWKWYREERITKAQLRYGRFKKTFDKMGISVTDDIIDKLSDDYIECLPENNHLFEGTIELLDYLSPRYKMHIITNGFHEVQTTKMHKSGLTPYFKTMTSSESVGVKKPNEKIFYFAMDKAGVNPAQSIMIGDTYEADIVGALRVGMDAICFNYHKLELPEEIKVVDDITHIKSFL